In Sporosarcina sp. PTS2304, a genomic segment contains:
- a CDS encoding rRNA methyltransferase, with translation MWKLVNGKMIQTTDNTRVKFRTNISEEILQQLEQLADEYDTYSNYLLENGLRNVLANGIIRYDKELRPTDRIQYKTTYDKELLESVKELAKEHKLFINDVIEYSVDYIEFTDIKTKDYKNRLES, from the coding sequence ATGTGGAAATTAGTAAATGGAAAAATGATACAAACGACAGATAATACGCGAGTGAAATTTCGTACGAATATTAGCGAAGAGATATTACAACAACTGGAACAATTAGCGGATGAGTACGATACGTATAGTAATTATTTATTAGAAAATGGATTACGAAACGTATTAGCAAATGGAATCATTCGTTATGATAAAGAATTACGGCCGACAGATCGGATTCAATATAAAACGACGTATGATAAAGAACTGCTGGAATCTGTTAAAGAGCTAGCAAAAGAACATAAACTATTTATAAATGATGTGATTGAGTATAGTGTAGATTATATAGAGTTCACAGATATTAAGACGAAAGATTATAAAAACCGCTTGGAAAGCTAG
- a CDS encoding helix-turn-helix transcriptional regulator, whose protein sequence is MIQSTLRLNEATTYDVLKSKIDDFQVIILYERQPNHFDYNYLVNFPSDKLKKKIERNYIFPRSKSETFIIRQQKYEENFDLYHKLRINARDEMLVKITEFMTAKFYSTNENHLVPLLENKPTLKWEILNKLFQKYEVMLHSHTRLTDENSWEGFSALFKNYLVNHGIEELVETYSYERLLTLEKEELNELFFQKISDNFASNHDNFIDRFTDVVNTYMKKWISEILVQFEIEKDSMKQITALLGVSNPVGEHRDFELIVKDHNFTIMSNPIYQFITEAISNRKFVIDPSGGWPQARIENNMLLGSIQLVPTSKKNDAYMKTAMDKLAEELTELDVDVLDTLCHHYLTRSAEATDRVEIRLDDLLHSRGLKTKLGGSGRRGGFEKQQRTQVLKALSVIENLWIDMQHIIVYEQGKPTKKSIQSRVFLFNTLDGSPHTFEGEISQDVFLLTIGEAFEYFLKGSSRQVKLQPNQAIEFNPYQRKWEKKLTRYLSWRWRTQARKASYLQPHKISTLLEKLGVQLDSQAPSRIRDRLEKALDLLEEEGVITFWQYDQWDESCMARKGWLRIWQEATIIIAPPDDIIKYYQPIERKNNTKSTPELSMTPSKDETDQVIGNEFKEKRLQVGKTLQEVSRELKISTSYISNIERGGAKPSQSIYKRMREWIDKS, encoded by the coding sequence TTGATACAATCTACTCTACGTTTGAATGAAGCAACGACATATGATGTCTTAAAGAGTAAAATTGACGATTTTCAAGTCATTATTTTGTATGAACGTCAGCCCAATCACTTTGACTACAACTACTTAGTGAACTTTCCATCCGATAAGTTAAAGAAAAAGATTGAACGTAATTATATTTTTCCTCGGAGTAAATCGGAAACATTTATTATTCGCCAGCAGAAATATGAAGAGAACTTCGATCTGTATCATAAATTACGTATTAACGCGAGAGATGAAATGTTAGTGAAGATTACTGAATTTATGACAGCCAAGTTCTATAGTACAAATGAAAACCACCTCGTGCCGTTACTCGAAAATAAACCTACACTCAAATGGGAAATACTGAACAAGCTTTTTCAAAAATATGAAGTCATGCTTCATTCCCATACGCGTCTCACTGATGAAAACTCATGGGAAGGGTTTAGTGCATTATTTAAAAACTACTTAGTAAATCACGGAATCGAAGAATTGGTAGAGACATACAGCTACGAACGACTTCTTACACTAGAGAAAGAAGAACTAAATGAGCTATTCTTCCAAAAAATCAGTGATAACTTTGCCTCTAATCATGACAATTTCATCGACAGATTCACTGATGTCGTCAATACGTATATGAAAAAATGGATTTCAGAAATACTCGTGCAATTCGAAATTGAGAAAGATTCGATGAAACAAATCACGGCTTTATTAGGAGTCAGCAATCCAGTGGGCGAACATCGGGATTTTGAGTTGATAGTGAAAGATCATAACTTTACCATCATGAGCAATCCGATTTATCAATTCATTACGGAAGCAATTTCCAACCGCAAGTTCGTGATCGACCCGTCAGGAGGGTGGCCGCAAGCTCGTATAGAAAATAATATGCTGTTGGGATCTATACAATTAGTTCCAACGAGTAAAAAGAATGACGCCTATATGAAAACGGCAATGGACAAGCTTGCAGAAGAATTAACAGAATTAGACGTAGATGTGCTCGATACATTGTGTCATCACTATTTAACACGTTCTGCTGAAGCGACAGACCGTGTAGAGATTCGTTTGGACGATTTATTGCACAGTCGTGGCTTAAAAACGAAGCTGGGCGGATCAGGCCGACGGGGAGGCTTTGAAAAGCAACAGCGAACACAAGTTTTGAAAGCGCTTTCTGTTATTGAAAACTTATGGATAGACATGCAACATATCATCGTGTATGAACAAGGTAAACCGACGAAAAAATCCATACAAAGTCGAGTGTTTTTATTTAACACATTGGACGGTTCACCGCATACATTTGAAGGTGAAATTTCACAAGATGTCTTTTTGCTAACAATCGGCGAAGCGTTCGAGTATTTTTTAAAAGGATCAAGCAGACAAGTGAAATTACAGCCTAACCAAGCGATAGAATTCAACCCGTATCAGCGCAAATGGGAGAAAAAGTTGACCCGCTATTTAAGCTGGCGCTGGCGTACACAAGCACGCAAAGCAAGTTATTTACAGCCTCATAAAATCAGTACATTACTAGAGAAATTAGGTGTCCAACTGGATTCCCAAGCACCTTCAAGAATTCGCGATCGACTGGAAAAAGCTTTAGATCTACTAGAAGAGGAAGGCGTCATCACATTTTGGCAATATGACCAATGGGATGAAAGCTGCATGGCAAGGAAAGGATGGCTACGAATTTGGCAAGAGGCAACGATTATTATTGCACCACCGGACGATATAATTAAATATTACCAACCAATTGAACGGAAAAATAACACGAAAAGTACGCCAGAATTATCTATGACGCCTAGTAAAGATGAGACGGATCAGGTGATCGGGAATGAATTTAAAGAAAAGCGTCTGCAAGTAGGTAAAACGCTGCAAGAGGTGTCACGTGAGTTGAAAATCTCCACATCGTATATAAGTAATATAGAACGTGGTGGAGCGAAGCCGTCACAATCTATTTACAAACGAATGCGCGAATGGATCGACAAATCATAA
- a CDS encoding electron transfer flavoprotein subunit alpha/FixB family protein, which translates to MSEKILVIGELQQGVLRKVSFETIAAAKQVHADAEVVALLLGDGDLRSQAQEMVHYGADRVITVSHENLTHYTSEGYGQVIMEVMDEENPSGVIMGHTAIGKDVTPKIASRLELGLLSDAVAIDKEGSDVVFTRPIYSGKAFEKKIIKDNGLLFATIRPNNIAALEKDASRSGEISAKDVDVKDLRTIVKEVIRKKTEGVDLSEAKVVIAGGRGVKSAEGFQKLYELADLLGGAVGASRGACDADYCDYSLQIGQTGKVVTPDLYIAVGISGAIQHMAGMSNSKVIVAINSDEEASIFNVADYGIVGDLFEVLPLFIDELKLVGALVS; encoded by the coding sequence ATGAGTGAAAAAATACTAGTCATCGGAGAATTACAGCAAGGGGTTCTTCGTAAAGTCAGTTTTGAAACAATTGCGGCTGCAAAGCAAGTACATGCAGACGCTGAAGTAGTCGCTTTATTGCTAGGTGATGGTGATTTACGGTCACAGGCTCAGGAAATGGTTCACTACGGTGCGGATCGCGTCATTACCGTTTCCCATGAAAATCTAACTCACTACACTTCTGAAGGATATGGCCAAGTCATTATGGAGGTCATGGATGAGGAAAATCCTTCTGGCGTCATTATGGGCCATACAGCGATCGGTAAAGACGTAACTCCTAAGATTGCTAGCCGATTGGAACTCGGGCTGCTATCAGACGCTGTAGCGATTGACAAAGAAGGTAGTGATGTTGTCTTCACGCGACCGATCTATTCCGGTAAGGCGTTCGAAAAGAAAATAATAAAAGATAACGGTCTTCTTTTTGCGACGATCCGTCCAAATAATATTGCAGCACTTGAAAAAGATGCGAGCCGTTCGGGAGAAATTTCAGCGAAAGACGTAGATGTTAAAGATTTACGTACGATTGTGAAAGAAGTGATCCGCAAGAAAACAGAAGGCGTCGATCTGTCAGAAGCAAAAGTCGTAATAGCGGGCGGACGCGGCGTAAAAAGCGCAGAAGGCTTCCAAAAGCTATATGAATTAGCAGACTTGCTTGGAGGCGCTGTAGGGGCATCACGTGGAGCGTGTGACGCAGACTACTGTGACTATTCACTGCAAATCGGTCAAACAGGGAAAGTGGTCACACCGGATCTATATATCGCAGTAGGAATTTCAGGGGCGATCCAGCATATGGCCGGTATGTCCAACTCTAAAGTAATCGTTGCGATTAATAGCGATGAGGAAGCAAGCATCTTTAATGTGGCAGACTACGGAATTGTCGGAGATCTATTCGAAGTTCTTCCGCTATTTATCGACGAACTTAAATTGGTCGGCGCGCTCGTCTCATAA